A stretch of Meiothermus sp. QL-1 DNA encodes these proteins:
- a CDS encoding DUF3208 domain-containing protein, translating to MKAIRLFQGYLWHPKSLLFEPRAHIPPRLGEVYVLIDKVRPPVSFFEDGTPTETQQFYQLTLLVRSDKEPAELKPLAAWASRELDAYLQATPKEVGWQILEDLRPL from the coding sequence ATGAAGGCCATCCGGCTGTTTCAGGGCTATCTGTGGCATCCCAAGAGCCTCCTCTTCGAGCCCCGGGCCCACATCCCCCCCCGGCTGGGGGAGGTCTACGTGCTCATCGACAAGGTGCGCCCGCCGGTGAGCTTCTTCGAGGACGGCACCCCCACCGAGACCCAACAGTTCTACCAGCTCACCCTGCTGGTGCGAAGCGACAAGGAGCCCGCGGAGCTAAAACCCCTGGCGGCCTGGGCCAGTCGGGAGCTGGATGCCTATCTGCAGGCCACGCCCAAGGAGGTAGGCTGGCAGATCCTGGAGGACCTGC
- a CDS encoding sigma 54-interacting transcriptional regulator: MTKARTLGELKRTYPLEKLRRSVKDEARANLIAKLRAGERLFPGIQGYDDTVIPSLVNAILARHNFILLGLRGQAKSRILRQLTDLLDEEIPALPTELRDNPLFPLSAEAKRLLEEAGDDAPIVWVPRHERYVEKLATPDTTVADILGDIDPIKAARRGSGLSDLEAVHYGLLPRANRGIFAINEVADLSPKVQVALFNILQEGDVQIRGYPVRLALDVWLTFTANPQDYTARGKIVTPLKDRIGSEIRTHYPRTLEEGLSITRQEAWIAREEGIYVPAYVAEAAEAVAFVAREDKRVDKTSGVSQRLSISLLELVVSNAERRALRFGERPVARPLDLYAALPAITGKIELEYEGELQGAERVAKDLLQKAFAMAYGERARGLGVDEVVQYFAEGNLLTLPEAGAREVLRTMERVPGLLAAARRLEAQSSPEALVAAAEFILEGLAGRRKIARGEESYSAPVERGERWGSGN; encoded by the coding sequence ATGACCAAGGCCCGAACCCTCGGCGAACTCAAGCGTACCTACCCCCTGGAAAAGCTTCGCCGCAGCGTGAAGGACGAGGCACGGGCAAACCTCATTGCCAAGCTTCGGGCAGGCGAGCGGCTTTTCCCTGGCATTCAGGGCTACGACGACACCGTCATCCCGAGCCTGGTGAACGCCATTTTGGCCCGGCACAACTTCATCCTGCTGGGCCTGCGCGGCCAGGCCAAAAGCCGCATCCTGCGCCAGCTCACCGACCTTCTGGACGAAGAAATCCCAGCCCTGCCCACCGAGCTTCGCGATAACCCTCTTTTTCCCCTTTCAGCCGAAGCCAAGCGCCTTTTAGAGGAGGCCGGGGACGACGCGCCCATCGTCTGGGTTCCCCGCCACGAGCGCTACGTGGAGAAGCTGGCCACCCCCGACACCACCGTGGCCGATATTCTGGGCGATATCGACCCCATCAAGGCCGCCCGACGGGGGAGCGGCCTTTCGGACCTCGAGGCCGTCCACTACGGCCTTCTGCCCAGGGCCAACCGCGGTATCTTCGCCATCAACGAGGTGGCCGACCTCTCGCCCAAGGTGCAGGTGGCCCTTTTCAACATCCTGCAGGAGGGCGACGTGCAGATCCGGGGCTACCCGGTGCGGCTGGCGCTCGACGTGTGGCTCACCTTCACCGCCAACCCCCAGGACTACACCGCCCGGGGCAAGATCGTCACCCCCCTCAAGGACCGCATCGGTTCGGAGATTCGCACCCACTACCCCCGCACCCTGGAGGAGGGGCTTTCCATCACCCGGCAGGAGGCCTGGATAGCCCGCGAGGAGGGCATCTACGTGCCGGCCTACGTGGCCGAGGCCGCGGAGGCGGTGGCCTTTGTGGCCCGTGAAGACAAGCGCGTGGACAAGACCTCGGGGGTCTCGCAGCGGCTTTCCATCAGCCTTTTGGAGCTGGTGGTCTCCAACGCCGAGCGGCGGGCTTTGCGCTTCGGCGAGCGGCCGGTGGCCCGACCCCTCGATTTGTACGCAGCCCTGCCGGCCATTACCGGCAAGATAGAGCTGGAGTACGAGGGCGAGCTGCAAGGGGCCGAGCGGGTGGCCAAGGACCTTTTGCAGAAGGCCTTCGCCATGGCCTATGGCGAGCGGGCCCGGGGGCTTGGGGTGGACGAGGTGGTGCAGTACTTTGCCGAGGGCAACCTGCTCACCCTGCCCGAGGCCGGCGCTAGGGAGGTGCTGCGGACCATGGAGCGGGTGCCGGGGCTTCTGGCCGCAGCCCGCCGGCTCGAGGCCCAGTCCTCCCCCGAGGCCCTGGTGGCCGCGGCGGAGTTCATCCTGGAGGGGCTGGCGGGCCGACGCAAGATTGCCCGCGGCGAGGAGAGCTACAGCGCCCCTGTGGAGCGGGGCGAGCGATGGGGGAGTGGGAACTAA
- the proS gene encoding proline--tRNA ligase yields the protein MAKEKGITPQSQDFNEWYNEVVLRADLVDYGPVRGTMVIKPYGYAIWENIQRELDRLFKETGHQNAYFPLFIPVSFLQKEAEHVEGFAPELALVTQAGGETLEEPLAVRPTSETIIGYMWAKWIRTYRDLPQLLNQWNSVVRWELRTKPFLRTTEFLWQEGHTAHATQEEAEAEAHRMAEVYAQVLREWCAIPGWVGLKTASEKFAGAVYTISYEAMMRDGKALQSCTSHYLGQNFAKAFDIQFQDKDQQNKYVHTTSWGFSTRVVGAIVMTHGDDKGLILPPRLAPIQVVVVPIYKSETREVVLPAAERLVQGLRASGLRVHLDDRDQYSPGYKFNEWELKGVPLRLELGPRDVEAGTVVLASRLGGKETLGLSGLAEALEARLGQFQQALYERALAFRDAHTFVVDSYEVFREKVEQGFVKAFHCGDEECERQIKAETTATTRCIPFEEPEASGVCVRCGRPSAYGKRILFAKAY from the coding sequence ATGGCCAAGGAGAAGGGTATCACCCCTCAGTCCCAAGACTTCAACGAGTGGTACAACGAGGTGGTTCTGCGGGCTGATCTGGTGGACTACGGGCCGGTGCGCGGCACCATGGTCATCAAGCCCTACGGCTATGCCATCTGGGAAAACATACAGCGTGAGCTGGACCGCTTGTTCAAGGAAACCGGCCACCAGAACGCCTACTTTCCCCTTTTTATACCGGTGAGCTTTCTGCAGAAAGAGGCCGAGCACGTGGAGGGCTTTGCCCCTGAGCTGGCCCTCGTAACCCAGGCTGGGGGGGAGACCCTGGAAGAGCCCCTGGCGGTACGGCCTACCTCCGAGACCATCATCGGCTACATGTGGGCCAAGTGGATCCGCACCTACCGCGATCTGCCCCAGCTTTTGAACCAGTGGAACAGCGTGGTGCGCTGGGAGCTGCGCACCAAGCCCTTTTTGCGCACCACCGAGTTCTTGTGGCAGGAGGGCCACACTGCCCACGCCACCCAGGAGGAGGCCGAGGCCGAGGCCCACCGGATGGCCGAGGTGTACGCCCAGGTGCTCAGGGAGTGGTGCGCCATCCCGGGCTGGGTGGGCCTCAAGACCGCCTCGGAGAAGTTTGCTGGGGCGGTCTACACCATCAGCTACGAGGCCATGATGCGCGACGGCAAAGCCCTGCAGTCCTGCACCTCGCACTATCTGGGCCAGAACTTCGCCAAGGCCTTCGACATCCAGTTCCAGGACAAAGACCAGCAAAACAAGTACGTGCACACCACCTCCTGGGGCTTCTCCACCCGGGTGGTAGGGGCCATCGTGATGACCCACGGCGACGACAAGGGCCTGATCCTGCCCCCCAGGCTGGCCCCCATCCAGGTGGTGGTGGTGCCCATCTACAAATCCGAGACGCGTGAGGTGGTGCTGCCGGCAGCCGAGCGGCTGGTCCAGGGGCTCAGAGCCAGCGGCCTGCGGGTCCACCTGGACGACCGCGACCAGTACAGCCCCGGCTACAAGTTCAACGAATGGGAGCTCAAGGGGGTGCCGCTGCGGCTGGAGCTGGGCCCCCGCGACGTGGAGGCAGGCACCGTGGTGCTGGCCAGCCGTCTGGGGGGCAAGGAGACGCTGGGGCTTTCGGGGCTGGCCGAGGCGCTCGAAGCCCGGCTTGGGCAGTTCCAGCAGGCCCTGTACGAGCGGGCCCTGGCCTTCCGCGATGCGCATACTTTTGTGGTGGATAGCTACGAGGTCTTCAGGGAGAAGGTGGAGCAGGGCTTCGTGAAGGCCTTCCATTGCGGCGATGAGGAGTGCGAGCGGCAGATCAAGGCCGAGACCACCGCCACCACCCGCTGCATTCCCTTTGAGGAGCCCGAGGCCAGCGGGGTCTGCGTGCGCTGCGGCCGGCCCAGCGCTTATGGCAAGCGGATTCTTTTCGCCAAGGCCTACTGA
- a CDS encoding lactate utilization protein encodes MRERILARLRQALNHRLRPGLPEPLGAAALEPAAWALFQKRLCENGGEVVFLQEDEAPAWLQSFAQTFEGVAIGEGVPPALRPALPQRPPEEAPLGVSWALGAVAETGSVILGSQEGRRVQLLPPTHLVFVSAERIYATLYEALEALKPHLPSAIGLHSGPSKSADIGQIMVKGVHGPGRLVVAVLRSGVWFTQS; translated from the coding sequence ATGCGCGAGCGCATTCTGGCCCGCCTCCGGCAGGCCCTCAATCACCGCCTGCGCCCTGGATTGCCCGAGCCCCTGGGGGCCGCGGCCCTCGAGCCCGCCGCCTGGGCCCTTTTCCAGAAGCGGCTTTGCGAGAACGGGGGCGAGGTGGTCTTCCTACAGGAGGACGAGGCCCCGGCCTGGCTGCAGAGCTTTGCCCAGACCTTCGAGGGGGTGGCCATAGGGGAGGGGGTGCCCCCCGCCCTGCGCCCTGCCCTGCCCCAGCGGCCCCCGGAGGAGGCTCCCCTGGGCGTCTCCTGGGCCCTGGGCGCGGTGGCCGAGACCGGGAGCGTTATTTTGGGCAGCCAGGAAGGCCGCCGGGTGCAGCTTTTGCCCCCCACCCACCTGGTGTTTGTGTCTGCGGAGAGGATATACGCGACGCTTTACGAGGCCCTGGAGGCCCTGAAGCCCCACCTGCCCTCGGCCATCGGGCTGCACTCTGGCCCCAGCAAGTCCGCCGATATCGGCCAGATCATGGTCAAAGGGGTGCACGGGCCGGGGCGGTTGGTGGTGGCGGTGCTGCGAAGCGGGGTTTGGTTTACACAATCCTAG
- a CDS encoding bacteriohemerythrin, whose product MPIEWNEQYAVGDARTDSQHRNLFTYVNRLEQLIEEGRKRGLDRQAVENLFIFLDAYVNTHFAYEELCMTLRACPAARKNKEAHDKFLAFWNEFNRQHNPNSVGLVALEELHAALAGWLTQHICRIDVALRKN is encoded by the coding sequence ATGCCCATCGAGTGGAACGAACAATACGCTGTGGGGGACGCCCGCACCGACAGCCAGCACAGGAATCTTTTCACCTATGTGAACCGGCTCGAGCAGCTCATCGAGGAAGGGCGCAAAAGGGGCCTCGACCGGCAGGCGGTGGAGAACCTGTTCATCTTCTTAGATGCCTACGTGAACACCCACTTCGCTTATGAGGAGCTCTGCATGACCCTTAGGGCCTGCCCCGCTGCAAGGAAGAACAAAGAGGCCCACGATAAATTCCTGGCCTTCTGGAACGAATTCAACCGCCAGCATAACCCCAACAGCGTTGGGCTAGTTGCGCTGGAGGAGCTGCACGCCGCGCTGGCGGGATGGCTCACCCAGCACATCTGCCGGATTGACGTGGCCCTGCGCAAAAACTGA
- the nth gene encoding endonuclease III, with product MEPGAVESDDKARRAGRVLAVLEQLYPQAATELVHRNPFELLVATVLSAQATDAAVNKATPALFQRFPDAFALAQATPEAVEPYIRHIGLYRAKAKNLVALARRLVEQHGGQVPSDKAQLQALPGVGWKTATVVLGAAFGVPGIAVDTHITRLARRLGLSEAKTPERIGAELERLFPREKWVFVHHALILFGRYHCTARKPKCGGCPLYTDCLSKGRY from the coding sequence ATGGAGCCTGGAGCAGTAGAGTCGGACGACAAGGCCAGGCGGGCAGGGCGGGTGCTGGCGGTGCTGGAGCAGCTATACCCCCAGGCCGCCACCGAGCTGGTGCACCGCAACCCCTTCGAGCTCCTGGTGGCCACGGTGCTCTCGGCCCAGGCCACCGACGCTGCAGTGAACAAGGCTACCCCGGCCCTCTTCCAGCGCTTCCCGGATGCCTTTGCCCTGGCCCAGGCCACCCCTGAGGCGGTGGAGCCCTACATCAGGCACATTGGGCTCTACAGGGCCAAAGCCAAAAACCTGGTGGCGCTGGCCCGGCGATTGGTAGAGCAGCACGGGGGGCAGGTTCCATCGGACAAGGCCCAGCTCCAGGCCCTGCCCGGGGTTGGCTGGAAGACCGCCACGGTGGTGCTGGGGGCGGCCTTTGGGGTGCCGGGGATTGCGGTGGACACCCACATCACCCGGCTCGCCCGACGGCTTGGCCTTTCCGAGGCCAAGACCCCGGAGCGCATTGGCGCCGAGCTCGAGCGCCTTTTCCCTCGGGAAAAGTGGGTCTTCGTCCACCACGCCCTAATCCTGTTCGGCCGCTACCACTGCACCGCCCGCAAGCCCAAGTGCGGAGGGTGCCCCCTCTACACCGACTGCCTGAGCAAGGGCCGCTACTAG
- the alr gene encoding alanine racemase, producing MRPAWLEVNLDTLAQNYHRLRHKAEGAQVIGVVKANAYGHGAVEIGKELLRLGAWGLAVATPQEALELRKAGVVGRILLLGSLHPEQARTVVELELIPSLSTLESAEALNALGRPVPVHLEFDTGLGRVGFAPEEAPLVQERLASYENLLIQGIYTHFANAEEDEEGSRDQMARFERVRQVFGPGYLYHACNTAGTLRFGAYGLGAVRPGIGLYGLLPAEGLRPIARLLAKPTQVKRVPPGQKIGYGGAYTAQGEEWIATLPVGYADGMPRQVFGRATVRYQPEGSPTPCVCPVVGRISMDQITVRLPGPVDLEQVFEVVTPDHSPTSSLWGWAELSGTTSYETAVRLSPRLPRVYLREGVEVARVE from the coding sequence ATGCGTCCGGCCTGGCTGGAGGTAAACCTCGACACGCTGGCTCAGAACTACCATCGGCTCAGGCACAAAGCAGAAGGAGCCCAGGTCATCGGGGTGGTGAAGGCCAACGCCTACGGCCACGGGGCGGTGGAGATAGGCAAGGAGCTTTTGCGGCTGGGGGCCTGGGGGCTGGCGGTGGCCACCCCCCAGGAAGCCCTCGAGCTGCGCAAGGCCGGCGTTGTGGGGCGCATCCTGCTCTTGGGCAGCCTGCATCCCGAGCAGGCCCGGACGGTGGTGGAGCTGGAGCTGATTCCCTCCCTCTCCACCCTGGAAAGCGCCGAGGCCCTCAACGCCCTGGGCCGGCCGGTACCGGTGCACCTGGAGTTCGACACCGGGCTGGGCCGGGTGGGTTTTGCCCCCGAAGAGGCCCCGCTGGTGCAGGAGCGGCTGGCCAGCTACGAGAACCTGCTCATCCAGGGCATCTACACCCACTTCGCCAACGCCGAAGAGGACGAGGAGGGAAGCCGCGACCAGATGGCGCGCTTCGAGCGGGTGCGACAAGTGTTCGGGCCCGGCTACCTCTACCATGCCTGCAACACCGCCGGCACCTTGAGATTTGGCGCCTACGGCCTTGGCGCGGTGCGGCCCGGGATTGGGCTTTACGGCCTGCTGCCCGCAGAGGGCCTGCGACCTATAGCCCGGCTGCTGGCCAAGCCCACCCAGGTCAAGCGGGTCCCTCCGGGTCAAAAAATCGGCTACGGCGGGGCTTACACCGCCCAAGGCGAGGAGTGGATCGCCACGTTGCCGGTGGGCTACGCCGACGGCATGCCCCGCCAGGTCTTCGGCCGGGCCACGGTGCGGTACCAGCCAGAGGGCAGCCCCACCCCTTGCGTCTGTCCGGTGGTGGGGAGAATCTCGATGGACCAGATCACCGTGCGCCTGCCGGGGCCGGTGGACCTCGAGCAGGTCTTCGAGGTGGTCACCCCGGACCACAGCCCCACCAGCAGCCTATGGGGCTGGGCCGAGCTCAGCGGGACCACCAGCTACGAGACCGCGGTGCGGCTGTCCCCCCGCCTGCCCCGGGTCTACCTGCGCGAAGGGGTGGAGGTGGCCCGGGTCGAGTAG